From a region of the Methanolinea sp. genome:
- a CDS encoding dihydroneopterin aldolase family protein gives MTGTREQAIFEAGIKLGALYHQFVGTPVSPDTAISLETAIRESISLQPFVREVRVSIDRAMKRNEFGYSELKGTMISADVVTKVQRSCCHARLSKKGEYPMMEIIRCYEEP, from the coding sequence ATGACAGGGACGCGTGAACAGGCAATATTTGAGGCAGGCATCAAGCTCGGAGCGCTCTACCACCAGTTCGTGGGAACACCGGTCTCACCGGACACTGCAATCTCGCTCGAGACGGCCATCCGGGAGAGCATCAGCCTCCAGCCATTCGTCCGCGAAGTGCGCGTCAGCATCGACCGGGCGATGAAGAGAAACGAGTTCGGCTATTCCGAGCTGAAGGGGACGATGATTTCTGCCGACGTGGTTACGAAAGTGCAGAGGTCGTGCTGCCATGCCCGGCTCAGTAAGAAGGGAGAATACCCCATGATGGAGATCATCCGCTGCTATGAAGAACCCTGA
- a CDS encoding 60S ribosomal export protein NMD3 has protein sequence MPKSSEFNQRIRENICPRCGRPSEDRGLCGACRVAQLRWFSCPARIVDVFCPSCGARKEAGLWVETHIPREDLARDLVRRKIEIVPELRNPEISISIRESGSNRSVADCRISGTLFGELVEGSCRIGIVWQKEQCDRCSRMSGNYYEGVVQVRANGRKPFPWEIRNAERIARETEQALAASGERLSFIADLEETPDGLDITIGSQRIGHEIAMAIVRAMGGRSSTHPKLVGERAGKRLYRVTYLVRLPKYSRGDVIMVHGRYAEVQGIDGHDVRVIDVASGQQRSVPEQKIEALIGNVRDAVEYLVTFREGDAIGILDPVTGESTECRIPPGMQVKPGGGVRVLKAAGRMVLLG, from the coding sequence ATGCCCAAATCATCAGAATTTAACCAGAGGATCAGGGAGAACATCTGCCCCCGCTGCGGTCGTCCGTCCGAAGACCGCGGACTGTGCGGAGCCTGCAGGGTAGCACAGCTACGCTGGTTCTCCTGCCCGGCACGCATCGTCGACGTCTTCTGCCCGAGTTGCGGTGCCCGGAAAGAGGCAGGTCTCTGGGTCGAGACCCATATCCCCCGGGAAGACCTCGCACGCGACCTCGTCCGGAGAAAAATCGAGATCGTGCCGGAGCTTCGCAACCCCGAGATCTCCATCAGCATCCGTGAATCAGGCAGCAACCGCTCGGTTGCGGACTGCCGGATATCGGGGACCCTGTTCGGCGAACTGGTAGAAGGTTCCTGCCGGATCGGGATCGTCTGGCAGAAAGAGCAGTGCGACCGGTGCAGCCGGATGTCGGGAAATTACTATGAAGGGGTGGTCCAGGTCAGGGCCAACGGGAGAAAACCATTCCCCTGGGAGATCCGGAACGCCGAACGGATCGCCCGCGAAACCGAGCAGGCGCTGGCCGCTTCCGGAGAGCGCCTCTCGTTCATCGCCGACCTGGAAGAGACTCCGGACGGCCTTGATATCACCATCGGGTCGCAGCGGATCGGCCACGAGATCGCCATGGCTATCGTCAGGGCCATGGGTGGACGTTCCTCAACCCACCCGAAACTGGTCGGAGAGCGGGCGGGAAAGAGGCTCTACCGCGTGACATACCTGGTCAGGCTCCCGAAATATTCGAGGGGAGACGTGATCATGGTCCATGGCCGGTATGCAGAGGTGCAGGGTATCGACGGCCACGATGTCAGGGTGATCGATGTCGCCAGCGGCCAGCAGCGCTCGGTCCCGGAACAGAAGATCGAAGCCCTTATCGGGAACGTGCGCGATGCCGTCGAATACCTGGTCACGTTCAGGGAGGGAGATGCCATCGGCATCCTCGACCCTGTCACCGGTGAGAGCACGGAGTGCCGGATCCCGCCGGGAATGCAGGTGAAGCCCGGCGGAGGGGTCCGGGTCCTCAAGGCTGCAGGCAGGATGGTCCTGCTGGGGTGA
- a CDS encoding DUF424 domain-containing protein: protein MYLKIHRTPAGDEVVAVCDRELLNGRISHGDLEIHISEAFYGNDLATPEEVRAALSRAENANLMGERTVSLAIEIGLIGKDGCIRIGSVPHAQIIRI, encoded by the coding sequence ATGTACCTGAAGATTCACCGCACTCCTGCCGGTGATGAAGTCGTCGCCGTCTGCGACCGGGAACTACTCAATGGCCGGATTTCCCACGGTGACCTCGAGATCCACATCTCCGAGGCCTTCTATGGAAACGACCTCGCGACTCCCGAAGAGGTCAGGGCCGCGCTCTCCCGTGCCGAGAATGCAAACCTTATGGGGGAGCGAACGGTGTCTCTTGCCATCGAGATCGGCCTGATCGGGAAAGACGGGTGTATTCGTATCGGTTCCGTGCCCCATGCCCAAATCATCAGAATTTAA
- a CDS encoding replication factor C small subunit, which translates to MDESHTIWIEKYRPALLADIVGQDEIVERLKSYVKAGSLPHLLFTGPAGVGKTTAAVALAREFFGDGWHMNFRELNASDERGIDVVRTQIKQFARTSPLGNASFKILFLDEADALTPDAQAALRRTMESFAQTCRFILSCNYSSKIIDPIQSRCAIYRFRPLAKEAIAEEIHRIARSENLHVADDAVMAITYIAQGDMRKAINALQGAAILSPEITKDGVYAITATAKPEEIEELLTLALSGDFEGAEHVLTDLLHGRGIAPNELINQCYRAIMKRPMDDGLRVALIDQLGTTDFRLSEGANSDIQMDALIAQFVIIARRSG; encoded by the coding sequence ATGGACGAGAGCCACACCATCTGGATTGAGAAGTACCGGCCGGCACTCCTTGCAGATATCGTCGGGCAGGACGAGATCGTGGAGCGTCTCAAGTCCTACGTGAAAGCAGGCAGTCTCCCCCACCTGCTCTTCACCGGCCCGGCGGGGGTCGGCAAAACCACGGCGGCAGTCGCGCTCGCACGGGAATTTTTCGGCGATGGGTGGCACATGAACTTCCGGGAGCTGAATGCATCCGACGAGCGCGGCATCGATGTGGTCCGGACCCAGATCAAGCAGTTTGCCCGGACTTCCCCGCTCGGAAATGCCTCTTTCAAGATACTCTTCCTCGATGAAGCCGATGCCCTGACCCCGGATGCCCAGGCTGCACTCAGGAGGACGATGGAGAGCTTTGCCCAGACCTGCAGGTTCATCCTTTCGTGTAACTACTCGTCAAAGATCATCGATCCCATCCAGAGCAGGTGCGCCATCTACCGGTTCAGGCCGCTTGCCAAGGAAGCGATAGCCGAGGAGATCCACCGCATCGCCAGGAGCGAAAACCTGCACGTTGCCGATGATGCAGTCATGGCAATCACATATATTGCCCAGGGCGACATGCGGAAAGCCATCAATGCCCTCCAGGGTGCCGCAATCCTCTCCCCCGAGATAACCAAGGACGGGGTCTATGCCATCACCGCAACGGCAAAACCGGAGGAGATCGAGGAACTCCTCACGCTGGCCCTGTCCGGAGATTTTGAAGGGGCAGAACACGTCCTTACAGACCTACTCCATGGGCGGGGGATTGCCCCGAACGAACTGATCAACCAGTGCTACCGGGCCATCATGAAACGGCCGATGGACGATGGATTGCGTGTAGCACTCATCGATCAGCTGGGGACAACGGATTTCCGGCTCTCCGAAGGTGCCAACAGCGATATCCAGATGGATGCGCTCATCGCCCAGTTCGTGATCATTGCCCGGCGCTCCGGATGA
- a CDS encoding minichromosome maintenance protein MCM — MDSEPRTEIIDRDADWSKFLRSRYKKELSALSREFPYQRSLFIDYRELESFGKTGIRMADELLSNPGKVIGDVRSSIATHQLIKTRDGKSAREINIRFINLPRKIAIRQIRSDHINTFISVEGILRKTTEVRPRVVEAHFRCPAGHITVREQGYGKFREPDGCATDGCTFKKLELIPKRSRFTDSQKLRIQESPEGLRGGEQPQTLDVDATDDMTGKVAPGDRVIINGILRSMQRVSHGEKSTIFDIYLECNSMEISEKEFEEVQIDDRDEDEILSLSRHPNIYGKITHSIAPTIFGNEDVKEAIALQIFGGITKEMPDGSHLRGDIHVLLIGDPGIAKSQLLRYVAKLSPRAIYTSGQSSTSAGLTATAVKDEFGDGRWTLEAGALVLADMGIAAVDEMDKMQKDDRSALHEAMEQQSISVAKAGITATLKSRCALLGAANPKYGRFDEFTPLGEQINMPASLLSRFDLIFIMGDKPDPKRDGAIAEHILKAHSIGETIAQHAKSPIPGVDDEYIREQLKPVTPDIEPMLFRKYVAYARRTCFPRLSDAARESLVDYYMRLRGLASESTKPVPVTARQLEALVRLAEASARIRLSPDIELADAERVIGIVDTCLRQVAYDPKTGSFDIDKVVTGISKGRRDLIRTIKEVIRQLADETGRAQKQAVIDQIARQGYHKDEIQKQIDMFLRQGEAMEPKQGIIKLI, encoded by the coding sequence ATGGACAGCGAGCCCCGGACCGAAATTATCGACCGCGATGCAGACTGGAGCAAATTTCTGCGCAGCCGCTACAAGAAGGAGCTCTCTGCACTCTCGCGGGAATTCCCGTACCAGCGGTCGCTCTTCATCGATTACCGGGAACTCGAAAGTTTCGGGAAGACCGGCATACGGATGGCCGATGAACTGCTCAGCAACCCGGGGAAGGTGATCGGGGATGTCCGGTCATCGATCGCCACGCACCAGCTGATAAAGACCCGGGACGGTAAGTCTGCCAGGGAGATCAATATCCGGTTCATCAACCTCCCGCGGAAGATCGCCATCCGCCAGATCCGGTCCGACCACATCAACACTTTCATCAGCGTGGAAGGAATTCTCCGGAAGACCACGGAGGTCCGGCCCCGGGTGGTTGAGGCGCACTTCAGGTGCCCCGCCGGGCATATCACCGTCCGCGAGCAGGGGTACGGGAAGTTCAGGGAACCGGACGGCTGTGCAACGGACGGGTGTACCTTCAAGAAACTGGAGCTCATCCCCAAACGCTCCCGGTTCACCGATTCGCAGAAACTCCGGATACAGGAATCCCCGGAGGGTCTCCGGGGCGGGGAGCAGCCGCAGACACTCGATGTCGATGCCACCGATGACATGACCGGGAAGGTGGCGCCGGGTGACCGGGTGATCATCAACGGTATCCTCCGGTCCATGCAACGGGTCAGCCACGGCGAGAAGAGCACCATATTCGACATTTACCTCGAATGCAACTCGATGGAGATCTCCGAAAAGGAGTTTGAAGAGGTGCAGATCGATGACAGGGACGAGGACGAGATACTCTCCCTTTCACGACACCCGAATATCTACGGCAAGATCACCCACTCCATCGCACCGACCATCTTTGGCAACGAGGATGTCAAGGAGGCCATCGCACTCCAGATTTTCGGCGGCATCACCAAGGAGATGCCGGATGGCAGCCACCTGCGCGGCGACATCCATGTCCTCCTGATCGGAGACCCCGGTATTGCCAAGAGCCAGCTGCTCCGTTACGTGGCCAAGCTCTCCCCGCGGGCGATCTACACCAGCGGCCAGTCTTCCACTTCCGCCGGGCTGACCGCGACCGCAGTAAAAGACGAGTTCGGCGACGGGCGCTGGACACTGGAAGCCGGAGCACTCGTCCTGGCAGACATGGGGATCGCTGCGGTCGATGAGATGGACAAGATGCAGAAAGACGACAGGAGCGCGCTTCACGAAGCGATGGAACAGCAGTCGATCAGCGTAGCCAAGGCGGGAATCACCGCAACCCTGAAATCGCGGTGCGCCCTGCTCGGCGCAGCGAACCCGAAGTACGGCCGGTTCGATGAATTTACCCCTCTCGGTGAGCAGATCAACATGCCGGCATCCCTGCTCTCCCGGTTCGACCTCATTTTCATCATGGGTGACAAGCCGGATCCCAAGCGCGACGGCGCGATTGCCGAGCATATCCTCAAGGCCCACAGTATCGGAGAGACCATCGCGCAGCATGCAAAGAGCCCCATCCCGGGAGTGGATGATGAGTATATCCGGGAGCAGCTCAAACCGGTCACTCCGGACATAGAACCGATGCTTTTCCGCAAATACGTTGCCTATGCCAGGCGGACCTGTTTCCCCCGTCTCTCTGATGCCGCCCGCGAATCGCTGGTCGATTACTACATGCGGCTCAGGGGCCTGGCATCGGAGTCGACGAAGCCGGTCCCGGTCACCGCCCGCCAGCTGGAGGCCCTGGTCAGGCTTGCAGAGGCCAGCGCCCGGATCCGCCTCTCGCCCGATATCGAGCTCGCGGATGCCGAACGGGTGATCGGGATCGTGGATACCTGCCTGCGGCAGGTGGCCTATGATCCCAAGACCGGGAGCTTTGACATCGACAAGGTTGTGACCGGTATATCGAAGGGGAGGCGGGACCTCATCCGCACCATCAAGGAGGTCATTCGCCAGCTGGCCGATGAGACAGGGCGGGCGCAGAAGCAGGCAGTGATCGATCAGATCGCCCGGCAGGGCTACCATAAAGACGAGATCCAGAAACAGATCGATATGTTCCTGCGCCAGGGCGAAGCCATGGAGCCCAAACAGGGCATCATCAAGCTCATCTGA
- a CDS encoding TatD family hydrolase — MKNPDIPITDDHIHIDPRNGRGLAAARDFQRAGGTHLFMVSKPSLSFGIVPDTGEEFREVFDETIAVANAVRKLGLTVFVVLGVHPAEMSRLLNWIPLDTVVSVMKRGLDIAGEYVLDGRAVALKSGRPHYEVPSEVLDASNEVLSHALSLAARLGCAVQIHAESGPCADVVDRAARAGLPSYRVVKHYATPDTPLTPSMIATHPAIPDLASAGRYFTMESDYMDENSRPGAVIGPKSVPRATFRLLANGLITFEDAHRIHAETPSRVYGVEISR; from the coding sequence ATGAAGAACCCTGACATCCCGATCACCGATGACCATATCCATATCGACCCCCGGAATGGCAGGGGGCTTGCCGCCGCACGGGACTTCCAGCGGGCAGGGGGAACCCATCTCTTCATGGTCTCCAAGCCTTCCCTGTCGTTTGGAATAGTCCCTGACACGGGGGAGGAGTTCAGGGAGGTATTCGATGAGACCATCGCTGTTGCCAATGCAGTCAGGAAACTCGGGCTCACGGTCTTTGTCGTCCTCGGAGTCCACCCGGCCGAGATGTCACGTCTACTCAACTGGATTCCGCTCGATACCGTGGTATCCGTGATGAAGCGCGGCCTTGATATCGCCGGGGAGTACGTCCTGGATGGCAGGGCTGTGGCCCTCAAGAGCGGACGGCCCCACTACGAAGTACCCTCGGAAGTCCTTGACGCATCAAACGAGGTGCTCTCCCATGCCCTCTCCCTGGCCGCACGCCTGGGGTGTGCAGTCCAGATACATGCAGAAAGCGGTCCGTGCGCCGATGTGGTGGACCGTGCCGCCCGCGCCGGGCTCCCTTCATACCGGGTGGTGAAGCACTATGCAACGCCGGATACCCCCCTTACTCCCTCGATGATCGCCACCCACCCGGCAATCCCTGACCTGGCCTCGGCGGGACGGTATTTCACCATGGAAAGCGATTACATGGACGAGAACAGCAGGCCGGGGGCGGTCATCGGCCCGAAATCGGTGCCCCGGGCCACGTTCAGGTTGCTTGCAAACGGGCTGATCACCTTTGAGGATGCGCACCGTATCCATGCCGAGACTCCTTCCCGGGTGTACGGCGTCGAGATCTCCAGGTGA